In the Blautia coccoides genome, CTCCTCACCTTTCCGGTATGATAATCATAGACATCCAGATCCAGTCCGGATCTGGACTGGAGATTTTCTTTTTCCTCCCGGACAAGCAGCTCATATCTGCCGGAGGACATATGCTCCAGCCGCCTGTTTGCCTCCTTTGTGATCATGCGGAAGTAAGCGGACTGCACGTAGCGCTCAAGGGATATTTTCGGCTTTCCCTTCAGATTTCCGCAGGCTGTGTCGGAAAGATTCTGAAGAGACAGACGAATCTTCTCTGTCCTGCTGCTGTCCTCAAACAATGCCTGAAGCTGTCTGCGAACTTCTTTTGCCCTTTCCAGGGCACTGTAATCTTCCCGAAGCTGCATGCGCACAGTTTTCAACTGATGTTCCGCGCGCTGCATCTGTTCCCTCACACCCTCCTCAGAGCATAGCTTCTTTCCGCGCAGGGCAGGCGCCAGACTCCTGATCCTTATCTGCAGATCTCTCACATGATCCTCATAGGCCTGTGTCTCTTTTTCCATCCGTTCCATCTCTTCTTGTTCCAGACACGCTTCCATGGCCTTTGCCCTGCTCTTAAATTTCTGCCGTTTCACTTCCAGGAGCAGCTTCTCTTCCGCCTCTTTCCTCTCTTTTGTCATCTCTGCCACGTGTTTCTCGCAGATTTGGATCTCTCTGGCGGCGGCTGCCCGGCGCTGCGCATTTTCATCTGTCCTTTTTCTGACAATCTCCAATGCCGGAAGACCCGGGCAGCTTTTTGCCCTCTTCTTCTCCAGCCGCATGCCGGTTTCTCGGATCAGCGAAGCTGCTTTCTTACGCACAGCATCTCCGTTTTTTTTGCCTGCAAGCCCTTCCTCCCTGCGCAGATGTTCCATTCTGGTCTGCCATTCTTTCTTATTTTCCGCCAGGACCGTCATAGTCCTCTGCAGTTCTGCGGAAGTTTTTTCCTTCAGATCCTCCAGCTCTTTCAGCACAGATTCGCTCAGCTCTTTTTTTGCACAGGACGCCTTCTCGGGATGTACCGTGGAGCCGCATACGGGGCAAGGTTTTCCATCCACCAGATTCCTGGCGAGCAGGCCTGCCTGACTTCTGAAAAATTCCTCTCTGTAAGTTTCATAGGCAATTCCCTGCTGCGTCTGCACAGTGATCTGGTCCTCTGCCCTCTTAAGCAGCTCTTCCCTCTGCGCCTCCAGCTCCAAAAGGACCTCTGCATCCTTCTGCCATTTTTCATAGACCAGAAGCTGCTCTGTCAGTCTCTGTATCTCCGCGCCAAGCTTAACTTCCCTTTCCGCCGCGGCCATCTGGGTAGCCAGAGTCTTTTTCTCCTGCTCCAGCTCCTTATCCTGGATTTTTATCTCCCTTACGTGGATTTCCTCATCAGCCAGTATTTTCTTTTTCAGCGCACAGTCCTCTGCCAAAGGCTTTATATAGGCATTTGCCCTCTTTCCTTCTGACAGTCTTCTCTCCATCTCCCTGATTTCACCGGCCCGCACTTTCGTCCCTTCCAGCTCCTGTCTCAGGGCATTGAGGGTTTTCAGTTCTTCATTGTCCTTCTGGATGCGCTCCAGATTTTTTAAAGCCCTGTCCTTTTCTTTTTCCAGGCGCAGTTCTTCCTTTCTGCCGCTCCTCTCATTCTCCTGCAGCGAACGGACCCGGCTGTCCAGCACCTCAAAAATCTCTTCCTTTTCCCTGTCCGCCAGGGAACAGTCAGGGTGCAGGGAATCCCAGGACTCCAGAACCTGTCTGCGGCGCTCCTCCCTTAGCTTTTCTTCCTCCCGCTCCCGAATGCTCATGCTTTTGAGACGGTCGGAAATCAGTTTGTAGAATTCCGTGTCAAAAACTTTCCTGAATATCTCGCTGCGCATATCACTTTTTGCAAGCAGAAGGTTCATGAATTCCCCTTGGGCGATCATGGAAACCTGTTTAAACTGGCGGTAATCAAGTCCCAGAATGTCCTGCAGCCTCTGGTTCACTGCTTTCCTTCCCGTCAGCACACTTTTATCCGGGCACTCCAGAAGCGCCTCATGCTTTCTGTTCAGGTTAAATGTTCTGGTGACCTGATACCGCTCCCCTTTGTGTGAAAAAAGCAGGCGCACTTTGCTCATGGATTTCTCCTCCACATAATCGCTGTGGAGGTTCTCCGGTTTTCTCACCTCCGTGCTTGCCGCATCATACAAGGCAAAGGCAATGCCGTCGAAAATGGTGGTTTTTCCGGATCCCGTATCCCCGCAGATCAGAAACAAGCCTGCCTTTTCACAGTTTTCAAAAGAAATGCAGGTTTTGTCAGCATAGGGGCCAAAGGCTTCCATCTCCAGTTCTACCGGTCTCATGTTTCCACCCCTTCCATGGTTTCTATCACATTTTTCAACAGCTCTTGTTCCGTCTCTGACATGGGACTTCCATTCTGCTTTTCATAAAATTCCCCAAACAGATCCAGCGGTGTTCTTTTCAGACACTGAAGCTCTGCACTGCCTGAGATCCCTCCTGATCTGCTCCGGCGGTTTTCGACGGCAAATTCCAACATGCCGGGAAATATTTTTCTCAGACGCTCCATGGGGTGTTCCAGACTCTCCTCGTCAGTCACCACAACAGAGAGATAATACCCTTCTCTGTATTTCCCGTATTTATCTGAGACCAGTTCCTCCATGGTATCTTTTAAAACAGCCATTTCGGTTTTGGCTGTAAGGGGAAGCTTCCTTATGGACAGGCTGCCCTTCTCCTTCAGCTCTGCCACTGTCACGGACTTTGTATGACTGCATTCGGAAAAAGAATATTTCAGGGGAGATCCTGCATACCGTATCTTTACATCACCGATTTTCTGCGGCCTGTGGATATGTCCGAGGGCCACATAATCAAACCCTTTAAAAGCAGAGACATCCACCTGGTCAATCCCCCCAAGGGAGAGCTGTTCCGAATCAGAAATATCCGGACCTTCCCCGCCGGCAGTCACAAACTGATGCGCCAGCAGCAAATTCCTCTCACTTTCATCCAGCTCTACACTCTGCAGCGCGGTTTTCACGGCCTCATGATAATTTTCCGGAACTTCCTCTGTAAAAGGACGCAGCATGCCCGGACGCAGAAAAGGGAGCATCCAGATATGTACCGGCCCGAATCTGTCAGACAGTACCGTGTGCTCTGCGCGCCCCTTAAAAGTACCTGCAATGTGTATCCCCTCTTTTTTCAGTATCCCTCCGGCAAACTGGAGCCTCTGTGCCCCGTCGTGATTGCCGCTGATCATAAACACCTGTATCCCACGGGCGGACAATTCTTCCAAAAACCAGTCCAGCAGCCCCACAGCCTCTGAAGAGGGTATGGACTTATCATAAATATCCCCGCACAGAAGAAGAGCCTCAGGCTTTTCTTCATCCGCCATGTTCAAAACCTGACTGAGTATATATTGCTGTTCTTTCCACAGCGGCTCTCCTAAAAGCTTTCTCCCCAGATGCAGGTCCGCCATATGAAAAAATTTCATTCTTTGTCCTCCATTGCCATATTTTGGCATTTCGTTGCATTTTAGCTTGCACTTCTTATAATAGTAGCACGGATTTATTAAAAAGTTAATAAATTCGGAGTAAATATTTCACATTTCTATGGTAAACTGTCTAAGTGTTTAAGGTAATATTTAAAGGAGGGGCTGTTATGTCTTTCAACGAAAAAATCATGCTGAACGATGGCCGTCAGATGCCGCTTTTGGGTCTGGGAGTCTACAAAGCCGTCGGTGAAAACGAAGTGGAACAGGCGATCGCTGATGCTGCAGATGCCGGCTATCGTCTCATTGATACCGCTTCTGTTTACAAAAATGAAGACGGTGTCGGACGCGGGATCAAGGCACTTACCATACCAAGAGATGAATTATTCGTTACCACGAAAATATGGAATACCGCACAGAGGATCGGCGATGTGGAGGACAGCTTCAACAGAAGCCTGGAACGCCTGGGACTTGATTATGTGGATTTATATCTGATCCACTGGCCTGTACCGGGATGTTATGCAGACACCTGGAAAGCTCTGGAAAAGCTTCAATCCCAAGGCCGTGTAAAATCCATCGGCGTGTCTAATTTTCATATTCACGACCTGGAAATACTGAAAAAGATTTCCGATGTAGTTCCCGCTGTCAACCAGGTTGAATTCCATCCGCTGTTCAATCAGCCGGAGCTGCTGTCCTACTGCAGAGACAATAAAATTGCAGTACAGGCCTATGCGCCTCTTGCCCGGGGTGCTTATCTGCACAGCCAGCTACTGTTGGAGATCGGAAGAAAGTACCAGAAAACCACTGCTCAGATAGGACTCAGATGGGCAGTCCAGCAGGGGATATCTGTCATTCCCAAGTCCGTACACAAGGAACGCATACAGGAAAATGCAGGAATCTTCGATTTCTCACTGACCACGGAAGAGATGGAAGCCATAACTGCTATGGATGCCCATCAACGCACCGCAGGCATTCCTGAGGATATGATTCCCTACTATAAGGACTGATATCCCGATACATTGTACATAATGGAATTTTCCCACATAAAAAGTACCGCAGGAGTATTTTACTCTATGCGGTACTTTTTATTCTCATCTCTGATATTATTTAATTTCTCCTAAGTGCTTCAATGGGACTCAGCATAGCCGCTTTTCGGGCAGGGTATACGCCGAACAGGATGCCGATTCCGGAGGAAAACAGTGTGGCCACCAGAATGGTAGACACCTTGATCCCGGGCGCAAATCCCAGCGCAGGTATGGAGCAGACCGCATAGGCCAGCAGCACACCGATCAGGATACCGATCACACCGCCGATACAGGCAATAATAGCCGATTCCGCAAGGAACTGGACCATGACAGAGGAGGTTCTGGCTCCCAGGGATTTTCTGATGCCTATCTCCCTTGTTCTCTCTGTCACGGACACAAGCATAATGTTCATAACGCCAATTCCACCTACCAGCAGAGATATCCCTGCCACTAAAGCGATGAATCCCGTGATCATATTCAGCATGGAATCAATCTGCTGCATCTGGTCATTGAAATCCTGCACGTCAAAGTATGACTTTCCCTGACTGTAGTGGCGCTGGTTCAAAAGCGCGATCGCTTCGTTAGCCACTTTACCTGTATCCACACTTCCGTCTGTTGTAATGTACAGATAGCTGGTATCAGAAGTGTCATAACCGAAATTTTCCATAGCCGTATAAGGGATGTCTGCAGAAATCCTTTTTGTGTCGCCATAATCCATGGAGACCATATTTCCCAGATTCTCCTGCTCCACGATTCCGATGATGGTAAAATCAACCGTATTCTGGTAAAGGCTGAATTCCAGATTCATTCCCAGAACATCGTCTGTGCCAAAAAGGGAAACCGCGTCTTTTTTCGTGATAACACAAACTTTATTTCCTGTATCAATATCACTCTGATTAAAATAACGGCCGCTTACAACTTTCCACTTGGAAATCTCCTGCTGTGCCGTACCTCCGCCCGTTACAGCCAAATCAAACTGTCCTTTTCCGGACTGGGTGGTTCCTGTATCTGAAAATACCGGGGAAGTTCCTGTCACTCCCGGAATCTTCTGTTCAATGGCGGCAAAATCCTCCGCATTCATGTATTCTTCTCTTTTGCTTCCCTCATCATTAGAATAAATACATATCTGCCCACCTGCAATGGAATTAAGCTGCCTGTTCATCTCGCCCTGAAATCCGGAGCCCACAGACATAATGGTGATGACAGATGAAATACCTATGATAATTCCCAGCATGGTCAGAAGGGAGCGGCCTTTGTTTGCCCTGATGTTCTGCAGGGCCATCTTCAAGTATTCTGCTAACTGTGCCATAGGCTACTCCTTTACCGCATCTGCAGTCTGCGCGCCGGACGTGCTGCCTTCAGCCTTCTCATCCACCTTCATGCCCTCCGTAAATCCATCCGGAAGCTCAGAGATCACGGAATCGCCAAGCTTCAGACCGCTTTTGATCTCTGTATACTCGGAGGAAGAAATTCCAGTCTCCACATCCTGTCTTGCAATCACACCATCCCTGACCACATAACAAAAAGTGCTGTCTTTGCCTGTATTCACTGCATTGGCCGGTACACTCACAACACCTTTTGCGCTGCCTGTCTCAATAGAAACCTTTGCCTCCACACCCAGGAAGATATTGTCATCCGGGTTGTCGATCTTAACCTCTGCCCAGATCACCGGTGCGCCTTTTTCATTGGTGGTAGCCATCTTGCTGATGCGTGAGACAGTTCCCTTGTATGTATGATCCGCTATGGTGACGGCTGCCTTCTGTCCTTCTTTCAGCTTGTCATAATCATATTTGGACACGGTTACATTGACAGCCACCTCTTCATTGCTGGCAACAGTGATCAGTTCCATACCCTGTGAGGCCGCAGAGCCTTGTGATACATCCGCCTTGGATATGATCCCGGAAAACTCTGCCTGAAGTCCCTGTTTTCCTTTTTCAAGCAGTTCTTCTAAGGATGCCGCTTCCAGTTCCGCTATATTATTGGTAGCCTGCATCTGCGCTTTGGCCGCATCCGTTACCTGTACGCCGTCCGCACTTTTTGCCAGACTTTTCTGCTCCGCAAGCTCTGACTGCATATCTGAAAGTTCTGTAGTGGCACTGTCCAACTCATTCTGCCACGCTACGATCTGTGCGTCGTTTGTGGGGTCTGAGGCAGACTGGCTCTCTATCTGGTTGATCTGAAGCTGCGTCACTTCATCGCTCTTGTCATTCACCTGTGAGGTCAGGTCATCAATGGCAGGATTCATATTTTCTGCCTGAGCATTTAAATCCTTTAATTGTCTCTCTAACTCAGCGGTATCCTGATTATTTTTCTCAGCCTCTGCAATCGCGGCCTTCAGTTCCTCTGCCTGAGCATTTAACTGCTGCTGCTTTGCTTTCTGGCTCTCTAAGTCCTGCTGCAGTTTAGTCAAATCTGCCTGCGCCTGAGTCAGCGCCACGCTGGCATCTGTAGATTCCTGTTTTGCCCATTCCGACAATTCCCTTGTCCTGTCCGCAATGGCTGTCTTTAATGATGCCACATAATCCTGGTAGCTGTCCACATTAGCCTGAAGTGTGGGAACTTTACCGGCAGCTTCATTGGCTTTCTGCTGTGTCTCTGCTGCTTTTGCCACACTGTCCTTTGCGCCGTTAACCGTAGCGCTTACATTCAGCTGTGCCTTCTGGTTATCCTGCTCCAGCGTGGATACATCAAATGCAACCAGGGAATCCCCGGGCTTTACCACTTCTCCTACCTTGAAGGGGTACTGGGATATGGTAGCGTTCACAGGGGAGAAGTACGTCTTGGTCTTGAGACTCTCCACAGTACCGCTGGTATCCACATTTGCCGTCAGATCCTCTTTCGTCACAGCACTTACGGGTACCTGGGGCAGAGCCTTTGGGGTCAATTTTGACGCTGCAAAGCTCACAACAATAATAGCAACCACAACACCGCCGATGATCAGCGGCACTTTTTTCTTTTTCTTTCCTGTATTCACAGTGTCGGGAAGATTCTCCTTATTCTTTCTCAACATGATGTGCTCCTTCCTCGTATTGGTCATTTAATCTGTCTGATTCGATTTTTCCGTCCATAATGCGGATAATACGGCGTGCCTGTTCCGCAATGCCGTCATCGTGGGTGATCAGGATCACTGTCCTGCCCTCATTGTGAAGCCCCCTGAGAATCTGCAGTATCTCTTTGCTGGATGCAGAGTCCAGATTACCCGTAGGCTCATCTGCCAGGATCACGGGGGGTCTGGCTGC is a window encoding:
- a CDS encoding AAA family ATPase, whose translation is MRPVELEMEAFGPYADKTCISFENCEKAGLFLICGDTGSGKTTIFDGIAFALYDAASTEVRKPENLHSDYVEEKSMSKVRLLFSHKGERYQVTRTFNLNRKHEALLECPDKSVLTGRKAVNQRLQDILGLDYRQFKQVSMIAQGEFMNLLLAKSDMRSEIFRKVFDTEFYKLISDRLKSMSIREREEEKLREERRRQVLESWDSLHPDCSLADREKEEIFEVLDSRVRSLQENERSGRKEELRLEKEKDRALKNLERIQKDNEELKTLNALRQELEGTKVRAGEIREMERRLSEGKRANAYIKPLAEDCALKKKILADEEIHVREIKIQDKELEQEKKTLATQMAAAEREVKLGAEIQRLTEQLLVYEKWQKDAEVLLELEAQREELLKRAEDQITVQTQQGIAYETYREEFFRSQAGLLARNLVDGKPCPVCGSTVHPEKASCAKKELSESVLKELEDLKEKTSAELQRTMTVLAENKKEWQTRMEHLRREEGLAGKKNGDAVRKKAASLIRETGMRLEKKRAKSCPGLPALEIVRKRTDENAQRRAAAAREIQICEKHVAEMTKERKEAEEKLLLEVKRQKFKSRAKAMEACLEQEEMERMEKETQAYEDHVRDLQIRIRSLAPALRGKKLCSEEGVREQMQRAEHQLKTVRMQLREDYSALERAKEVRRQLQALFEDSSRTEKIRLSLQNLSDTACGNLKGKPKISLERYVQSAYFRMITKEANRRLEHMSSGRYELLVREEKENLQSRSGLDLDVYDYHTGKVRSIRSLSGGESFQAALSLALGVSGVIGQFAGGIRVETVFIDEGFGSLDEQSLETAVETLSALSREDCLVGIISHVPELKERIECRIEVEKNRGGSSVFFTS
- a CDS encoding exonuclease SbcCD subunit D gives rise to the protein MKFFHMADLHLGRKLLGEPLWKEQQYILSQVLNMADEEKPEALLLCGDIYDKSIPSSEAVGLLDWFLEELSARGIQVFMISGNHDGAQRLQFAGGILKKEGIHIAGTFKGRAEHTVLSDRFGPVHIWMLPFLRPGMLRPFTEEVPENYHEAVKTALQSVELDESERNLLLAHQFVTAGGEGPDISDSEQLSLGGIDQVDVSAFKGFDYVALGHIHRPQKIGDVKIRYAGSPLKYSFSECSHTKSVTVAELKEKGSLSIRKLPLTAKTEMAVLKDTMEELVSDKYGKYREGYYLSVVVTDEESLEHPMERLRKIFPGMLEFAVENRRSRSGGISGSAELQCLKRTPLDLFGEFYEKQNGSPMSETEQELLKNVIETMEGVET
- a CDS encoding aldo/keto reductase, encoding MSFNEKIMLNDGRQMPLLGLGVYKAVGENEVEQAIADAADAGYRLIDTASVYKNEDGVGRGIKALTIPRDELFVTTKIWNTAQRIGDVEDSFNRSLERLGLDYVDLYLIHWPVPGCYADTWKALEKLQSQGRVKSIGVSNFHIHDLEILKKISDVVPAVNQVEFHPLFNQPELLSYCRDNKIAVQAYAPLARGAYLHSQLLLEIGRKYQKTTAQIGLRWAVQQGISVIPKSVHKERIQENAGIFDFSLTTEEMEAITAMDAHQRTAGIPEDMIPYYKD
- a CDS encoding ABC transporter permease; its protein translation is MAQLAEYLKMALQNIRANKGRSLLTMLGIIIGISSVITIMSVGSGFQGEMNRQLNSIAGGQICIYSNDEGSKREEYMNAEDFAAIEQKIPGVTGTSPVFSDTGTTQSGKGQFDLAVTGGGTAQQEISKWKVVSGRYFNQSDIDTGNKVCVITKKDAVSLFGTDDVLGMNLEFSLYQNTVDFTIIGIVEQENLGNMVSMDYGDTKRISADIPYTAMENFGYDTSDTSYLYITTDGSVDTGKVANEAIALLNQRHYSQGKSYFDVQDFNDQMQQIDSMLNMITGFIALVAGISLLVGGIGVMNIMLVSVTERTREIGIRKSLGARTSSVMVQFLAESAIIACIGGVIGILIGVLLAYAVCSIPALGFAPGIKVSTILVATLFSSGIGILFGVYPARKAAMLSPIEALRRN
- a CDS encoding efflux RND transporter periplasmic adaptor subunit, which gives rise to MLRKNKENLPDTVNTGKKKKKVPLIIGGVVVAIIVVSFAASKLTPKALPQVPVSAVTKEDLTANVDTSGTVESLKTKTYFSPVNATISQYPFKVGEVVKPGDSLVAFDVSTLEQDNQKAQLNVSATVNGAKDSVAKAAETQQKANEAAGKVPTLQANVDSYQDYVASLKTAIADRTRELSEWAKQESTDASVALTQAQADLTKLQQDLESQKAKQQQLNAQAEELKAAIAEAEKNNQDTAELERQLKDLNAQAENMNPAIDDLTSQVNDKSDEVTQLQINQIESQSASDPTNDAQIVAWQNELDSATTELSDMQSELAEQKSLAKSADGVQVTDAAKAQMQATNNIAELEAASLEELLEKGKQGLQAEFSGIISKADVSQGSAASQGMELITVASNEEVAVNVTVSKYDYDKLKEGQKAAVTIADHTYKGTVSRISKMATTNEKGAPVIWAEVKIDNPDDNIFLGVEAKVSIETGSAKGVVSVPANAVNTGKDSTFCYVVRDGVIARQDVETGISSSEYTEIKSGLKLGDSVISELPDGFTEGMKVDEKAEGSTSGAQTADAVKE